In Zea mays cultivar B73 chromosome 7, Zm-B73-REFERENCE-NAM-5.0, whole genome shotgun sequence, the following proteins share a genomic window:
- the LOC100381355 gene encoding uncharacterized protein LOC100381355 isoform 2 (isoform 2 is encoded by transcript variant 2), whose product MSASTSLAKSSSEQSAFVELMAEDSGGWACSPRTRRSNHGRLRQACKLIHCYPFGVTEAIKLGHPSARGAATVGCGGFATLGANGHGLFFPGAWVAI is encoded by the exons ATGAGCGCGTCCACGTCCTTGGCGAAGTCCAGCAGCGAGCAGTCTGCTTTCGTTGAGCTGATGGCGGAAGATAGCGGAGGCTGGGCATGCTCCCCAAGGACAAGGAGATCAAATCATGGGAGGCTTCGGCAGGCATGCAAGCTGATACACT GTTATCCATTTGGCGTCACAGAAGCTATCAAGTTGGGCCATCCTTCAGCGAGAGGAGCTGCGACCGTTGGTTGTGGAGGGTTCGCGACTCTTGGTGCGAACGGCCACGGTCTTTTTTTCCCGGGTGCATGGGTGGCGATCTAG
- the LOC124153160 gene encoding uncharacterized protein LOC124153160, producing MLPRTHSHQARRRSGLGPQLCAAAAALLLLLSLAVLHSRLSSSSSSRFPTSASRSRPSTPAADSNSSALLADEEDEDVAAALDPLLTVTTTAAEGDSLANPDDDRIDELDVLDEDAAGANEADSASASTVGAATPLVWDHVTGAARLPFRLPASVESLPAGLPRLDSPRRIAAAAFGSDDELVDLELRVEISSIAGIEDALLLKPASGKAAETRLRAGWARWLEGKADYLRRDRMLRSNLESLNPRNHPLLQDPDSPGLTSLTRGDRMVQRMLLAELDKPASKSFERRRLLSYENKQSMTTTVKEKPQTGRRWGYFPGIDPHLGFSEFMERFFEHGKCSMRVFMVWNSPQWAYDIRHQRGLESLLKQHPDACVVMLSETLELESFHQFVKEGYKVAVAVPNLDELLESTPTHVFASVWYEWRQTKYYHLHYSELVRLAALYKYGGIYLDSDVIILKPLTSLRNSIGATNHVSGNSRFGGAVLAFEKQSPLLEECLREFYSTYDDTLVQWNGAELMTRVISNISSRADENRGHLDIKLEPFVKFYPISSTDIIRYFSEPDNMVQKAHHDAIFSRIVNDSTTFHFWNGITSALVPEPGSLVSKILNRYCLHCLDVL from the exons ATGTTGCCGCGCACGCACTCCCACCAGGCGCGGCGGCGCTCCGGCCTGGGCCCGCAGCTCTGCGCCGCAGCGGCCGCGCTCCTGCTGCTCCTCTCCCTCGCCGTCCTCCACTCGCGCCTctcctcctcgtcctcctccCGCTTCCCCACATCCGCATCCCGCTCCCGCCCCTCCACGCCCGCGGCCGACTCCAACTCCTCCGCTCTCCTCGCCGACGAGGAGGACGAGGACGTGGCCGCCGCGCTCGACCCGCTGCTCACCGTCACCACCACCGCCGCCGAGGGCGATTCTCTCGCCAACCCCGACGACGACCGCATCGATGAGCTCGACGTGTTGGACGAGGACGCCGCGGGCGCCAACGAGGCTGACTCCGCCTCCGCCTCTACGGTGGGGGCCGCCACGCCCCTCGTATGGGACCACGTCACCGGCGCCGCTCGCCTGCCGTTCCGCCTCCCCGCCTCCGTCGAATCCCTGCCCGCGGGGCTGCCGCGGCTTGACTCCCCGCGCCGGATCGCCGCCGCAGCCTTCGGATCGGACGACGAGCTGGTGGATCTGGAACTGCGGGTCGAGATCTCGTCCATCGCCGGTATCGAGGACGCGCTTCTCCTGAAGCCCGCCTCTGGTAAGGCCGCCGAGACGCGGCTCCGCGCCGGGTGGGCACGCTGGCTGGAGGGGAAGGCCGACTACCTACGGCGCGATCGGATGCTCCGCTCCAACCTGGAATCCCTCAATCCGCGCAACCACCCGCTTCTCCAGGATCCGGACAGCCCCGGCCTCACTTCTCTCACCCGCGGCGACCGCATGGTGCAGCGAATGCTACTAGCCGAGCTCGACAAGCCCGCGTCCAAGAGCTTTGAGCGGCGTAGGCTTCTATCTTACGAGAACAAGCAGAGCATGACAACAACTGTGAAGGAGAAGCCGCAGACGGGAAGGAGGTGGGGATATTTCCCGGGGATCGATCCACATTTGGGATTCTCAGAGTTCATGGAGAGGTTCTTCGAGCATGGGAAGTGTTCCATGAGAGTGTTCATGGTGTGGAACAGCCCGCAGTGGGCGTATGACATCAGGCACCAGAGGGGACTGGAGAGTCTACTCAAGCAGCACCCAGATGCCTGTGTAGTCATGCTATCGGAGACACTGGAACTAGAGTCCTTCCACCAATTCGTCAAGGAAGG ATATAAAGTTGCTGTTGCAGTGCCGAATCTTGATGAGCTTTTAGAAAGCACTCCAACTCACGTATTTGCATCAGTGTGGTATGAATGGCGGCAGACAAAATATTACCATTTGCACTACAGTGAACTAGTACGCCTTGCTGCCCTTTACAA ATATGGTGGAATATACCTTGACTCTGATGTTATTATTCTTAAACCTTTAACATCGCTCCGGAATTCTATTGGTGCCACAAATCATGTCTCTGGAAATTCCCGTTTTGGTGGGGCTGTGTTAGCATTTGAAAAACAGAG CCCTTTATTGGAGGAGTGCCTTAGGGAATTTTATTCGACATATGATGATACCCTCGTGCAGTGGAATGGGGCTGAACTTATGACAAGAGTGATAAGCAATATTTCTAGCAGAGCAGATGAAAACAGGGGGCATCTTGACATTAAGTTGGAGCCCTTTGTTAAATTTTACCCTATAAGCTCTACTGATATTATACG ATATTTCTCAGAGCCCGATAACATGGTCCAAAAAGCACATCATGATGCAATCTTTTCTAGGATCGTGAATGACTCTACCACTTTCCATTTTTGGAATGGCATCACATCTGCTCTAGTTCCTGAACCCGGCAGTCTTGTTTCGAAAATCCTTAACCGTTACTGTCTCCATTGCCTTGATGTTTTATAG
- the LOC542138 gene encoding scarecrow-like protein 23, with translation MLQGVLSRAPATDAAAAMKAKRAGASPGEEEEGDGRSARGKRQQLLGLGPATALASAAAAEEGPETRGLRLLSLLLRCAEAVAMDQLTEARELLPEIAELASPFGSSPERVAAYFGDALCARVLSSYLGAYSPLALRPLAAAQSRRVAVAFQAYNALSPLVKFSHFTANQAILQALDGEDCLHVIDLDIMQGLQWPGLFHILASRPRKPRSLRITGLGASLDVLEATGRRLADFAASLGLPFEFRPIEGKIGHVADAAALLGSRQRRRDDEATVVHWMHHCLYDVTGSDVGTVRLLRSLRPKLITIVEQDLGHSGDFLGRFVEALHYYSALFDALGDGAGAAEEESAERYAVERQLLGAEIRNIVAVGGPKRTGEVRVERWSHELRHAGFRPVSLAGSPAAQARLLLGMYPWKGYTLVEEDACLKLGWKDLSLLTASAWEPADDAAASAPTG, from the coding sequence ATGCTCCAAGGGGTGCTGTCCCGCGCGCCCGCCACCGACGCTGCGGCAGCAATGAAGGCCAAGCGGGCGGGCGCGTCCCCCGGCGAAGAGGAGGAAGGGGACGGCCGTTCTGCGCGGGGGAAGCGACAGCAGCTGCTCGGGCTTGGCCCCGCCACCGCTttggcgtcggcggcggcggcggaggaagGGCCGGAGACGCGAGGCCTGCGGCTGCTCAGCCTGCTGCTGCGGTGCGCGGAGGCGGTGGCCATGGACCAGCTGACGGAGGCGCGGGAGCTGCTCCCCGAGATCGCGGAGCTGGCGTCGCCGTTCGGGTCGTCCCCGGAGCGCGTGGCGGCCTACTTCGGTGACGCGCTGTGCGCGCGCGTGCTCAGCTCGTACCTGGGCGCCTACTCGCCGCTCGCGCTCCGCCCGCTGGCGGCCGCGCAGAGCCGCCGCGTGGCGGTGGCGTTCCAGGCGTACAACGCGCTGTCGCCGCTCGTCAAGTTCTCGCACTTCACGGCcaaccaggccatcctgcaggcgctCGACGGCGAGGACTGCCTCCACGTGATCGACCTGGACATCATGCAGGGCCTGCAGTGGCCGGGGCTCTTCCACATCCTCGCGTCCCGCCCGCGCAAGCCGCGGTCGCTCCGGATCACCGGGCTCGGCGCGTCGCTCGACGTCCTCGAGGCCACTGGCCGCCGCCTCGCCGACTTCGCGGCCTCGCTCGGCCTCCCGTTCGAGTTCCGACCCATCGAGGGGAAGATCGGGCACGTCGCCGACGCCGCGGCGCTCCTCGGCTCGCGCCAGCGGCGGCGGGATGACGAGGCCACCGTGGTGCACTGGATGCACCACTGCCTCTATGACGTGACGGGGTCGGACGTGGGCACGGTGCGGCTGCTCCGGAGCCTGCGCCCGAAGCTGATCACCATCGTGGAACAGGACCTGGGCCACAGCGGCGATTTCCTGGGCCGGTTCGTGGAGGCGCTGCACTACTACTCGGCGCTGTTCGACGCGCTGGGAGACGGCGCCGGCGCGGCCGAGGAGGAGTCCGCCGAGCGGTACGCGGTTGAGCGACAGCTCCTGGGCGCGGAGATACGCAACATCGTGGCCGTAGGGGGGCCCAAGCGGACAGGGGAGGTGCGCGTGGAGCGGTGGAGCCACGAGCTGCGGCACGCCGGGTTCCGGCCAGTGTCCCTGGCCGGGAGCCCTGCCGCGCAGGCCAGGCTGCTCCTCGGCATGTATCCGTGGAAGGGGTACACGCTGGTGGAGGAGGACGCGTGCCTTAAGCTGGGCTGGAAGGACCTCTCCCTGCTCACCGCGTCGGCGTGGGAGCCGGCGGACGACGCTGCCGCTTCTGCGCCCACCGGTTAA
- the LOC100381355 gene encoding uncharacterized protein isoform X1, translating into MSASTSLAKSSSEQSAFVELMAEDSGGWACSPRTRRSNHGRLRQACKLIHSKHFGSPEEDDKVFTKIESNRNVRLRRGPKARIMASAHPFWTHKSVSSGGNEIISGVNAGGLSSPEESRAILPRTTCTSSSSCGWDSKVGRGPQVNSSDSVLADLIKRAKAFGKPRSCLFRLHQGKVPRPVAVDLKGAILSSHSPSYAEMAARPPAPASRSSEAAHRPFAPNSRLPGMAVSRQSDGWHGRTSPRQGRGFGVQPQRHGPGHGGPLGRGSLGRGAAGRGGRFPPQPRFQQYGEVPAASQETMPQAATADGMSWMPRDAERRQSTAAPPGNSVKAKKLKSPLCFRCKLSGHLNDECKADLDCVVCNKKNSHVVAKCPLLKLPKPDASFFGFGNNELGFFRIPDFDYRLETPDPAPTALIKVSGGKLSAEAVQAELARFITKEWVWEALPHSDDSFLVVFPSVDELIRMADVEFTLKNHGVTLTISEWKDASDVEPSYQLDEVWVHVRGVPHAWRHYLGFWALGSVIGATLDVDMYTYRKMGVIRLLVGVMSRDPLPLTTDIVFDKKGYEITYSIEDKNFIPASPVIFREESRNDGGGGMDKVSEQEDKSPEHAFKKHKLDGKGGGAGSMAGGFGDGEDSPMLGAAAISPLEKANEPVPAVMKGFPLLNLSALHSVRPSLNGRTGADLKLHKNGMSSAAGFLSGGKRSSVVGSYDTNGCNLMLQSILDEQIVSNMKGADPTGVINSVHTTRIVPDASSWSKNIPDEQLVSNKKGVGPSVVLTSAHTAMNMPAACCWSMPAFQGQRSFAFEREGQPMDDVRKIERSLHIGAGQVKLPIPPEKKLMPPGKDEDSTLKAMKRASRRNLDGDLSGFKPAGQALRTVSTSSLPIGPFQSGYPFGVTEAIKLGHPSARGAATVGCGGFATLGANGHGLFFPGAWVAI; encoded by the exons ATGAGCGCGTCCACGTCCTTGGCGAAGTCCAGCAGCGAGCAGTCTGCTTTCGTTGAGCTGATGGCGGAAGATAGCGGAGGCTGGGCATGCTCCCCAAGGACAAGGAGATCAAATCATGGGAGGCTTCGGCAGGCATGCAAGCTGATACACT CAAAACACTTTGGATCCCCTGAAGAAGACGACAAGGTGTTCACGAAAATTGAATCAAATCGAAATGTGAGGCTGCGGCGGGGTCCTAAGGCTCGGATAATGGCCTCAG CGCACCCATTCTGGACCCACAAATCAGTGTCTTCAGGTGGTAACGAGATAATTTCGGGAGTTAATGCTGGGGGGCTGTCGTCTCCCGAAGAGTCGCGTGCGATCCTCCCAAGGACGACTTGCACTTCTTCCAGTTCGTGTGGCTGGGACAGCAAGGTTGGGAGAGGTCCTCAAGTTAACTCATCGGACTCCGTTTTAGCCGACCTAATCAAGAGGGCCAAGGCTTTTGGAAAACCACGCTCCTGCTTGTTCCGGCTTCATCAAGGCAAGGTCCCTAGGCCCGTGGCGGTGGATTTAAAAGGCGCCATCCTCTCATCGCATTCACCATCCTATGCTGAGATGGCTGCCCGTCCGCCTGCTCCAGCCAGCAGGTCGAGTGAAGCTGCTCATCGCCCATTCGCCCCAAACAGTAGACTCCCAGGGATGGCGGTATCCAGACAGAGTGATGGGTGGCATGGGCGCACCTCCCCACGTCAAGGACGTGGATTTGGAGTGCAGCCGCAGCGCCATGGTCCGGGGCACGGAGGTCCCCTGGGCCGGGGCAGTCTTGGTCGTGGAGCAGCAGGCCGGGGTGGACGATTTCCACCACAGCCGCGGTTCCAACAGTACGGGGAGGTGCCCGCGGCAAGCCAGGAGACGATGCCTCAGGCGGCCACTGCTGATGGTATGTCTTGGATGCCAAGGGATGCTGAGCGCAGGCAGTCGACAGCGGCTCCCCCAGGTAACTCTGTGAAAGCAAAGAAACTAAAGTCTCCTCTGTGCTTCCGTTGCAAGTTGAGTGGCCATTTAAATGATGAGTGCAAGGCAGATTTAGATTGTGTGGTGTGTAACAAGAAGAATTCACATGTGGTAGCCAAGTGCCCCCTACTGAAATTGCCTAAGCCCGATGCCTCCTTCTTTGGCTTTGGTAATAACGAGTTAGGCTTCTTTCGCATTCCGGATTTCGACTACAGGCTAGAAACACCTGACCCTGCCCCGACTGCTCTGATCAAAGTGAGTGGGGGGAAGCTCTCGGCTGAGGCGGTGCAAGCTGAACTAGCTCGATTCATTACAAAAGAATGGGTTTGGGAGGCGCTACCCCATAGTGATGATTCCTTCTTGGTGGTATTTCCCTCAGTTGATGAACTAATTAGGATGGCTGATGTGGAGTTCACTCTCAAAAATCATGGagttactctcaccatctctgaaTGGAAGGATGCTAGTGATGTTGAACCCAGTTATCAATTGGACGAGGTTTGGGTTCATGTGAGGGGAGTACCTCACGCTTGGAGGCATTATTTGGGTTTTTGGGCCCTAGGATCGGTAATCGGCGCCACTCTTGATGTAGACATGTACACCTATAGAAAGATGGGCGTCATCAGACTGCTTGTTGGTGTGATGAGCAGAGATCCACTACCCCTGACCACCGATATTGTTTTTGACAAGAAGGGATACGAGATCACCTATTCTATAGAGGATAAGAACTTCATTCCTGCATCTCCGGTGATTTTTAGGGAGGAGTCTCGTAATGATGGTGGGGGTGGTATGGACAAGGTTTCTGAACAAGAGGATAAAAGTCCAGAACATGCTTTCAAAAAGCATAAATTAGATGGGAAGGGGGGTGGTGCTGGTTCTATGGCAGGGGGTTTTGGTGATGGAGAAGATTCTCCAATGCTTGGGGCTGCTGCCATTTCACCCTTGGAGAAGGCTAATGAACCTGTGCCtgctgtgatgaagggttttcctttgctcaacttgtctgcCCTGCATTCTGTACGTCCCTCTTTGAATGGCCGAACTGGGGCAGATCTGAAGCTGCATAAGAATGGAATGTCATCTGCTGCTGGGTTTCTTTCTGGTGGCAAAAGGAGCTCTGTTGTTGGGTCATATGATACTAATGGCTGCAACTTAATGCTACAGAGTATTCTTGATGAGCAGATAGTGAGTAACATGAAAGGGGCTGACCCGACTGGTGTGATTAACTCTGTACACACGACCAGGATTGTGCCTGACGCAAGCAGCTGGTCCAAG AATATTCCTGATGAGCAGTTAGTAAGTAACAAGAAGGGGGTTGGTCCGTCTGTTGTGCTTACTTCGGCACACACGGCCATGAATATGCCAGCGGCATGTTGCTGGTCCATG CCTGCATTCCAGGGACAGAGGAGTTTTGCATTTGAAAGGGAGGGCCAGCCGATGGATGATGTAAGGAAGATTGAACGCAGTTTGCATATTGGGGCGGGGCAAGTAAAATTGCCCATCCCACCGGAGAAGAAACTGATGCCTCCGGGGAAAG ATGAGGATTCTACTTTGAAGGCTATGAAGAGGGCTTCTCGTCGCAATCTTGATGGCGATTTGAGTGGATTCAAGCCGGCTGGTCAAGCGCTACGCACGGTGTCCACTTCATCTCTTCCGATTGGGCCGTTTCAGTCAG GTTATCCATTTGGCGTCACAGAAGCTATCAAGTTGGGCCATCCTTCAGCGAGAGGAGCTGCGACCGTTGGTTGTGGAGGGTTCGCGACTCTTGGTGCGAACGGCCACGGTCTTTTTTTCCCGGGTGCATGGGTGGCGATCTAG
- the LOC100382419 gene encoding cytochrome c6, giving the protein MSGLPPAARPLLPSPCASSSVVRAKAASACCSSLKQSRPGRSAAARSTVAARQAAPLLAAALVLVAAPPGLPAAISPAFAQPVSEGAALFRKACIGCHDMGGNILQPGATLFLKDLERNGVATEEELYNITYYGKGRMPGFGEKCTPRGQCTFGPRLSEDDIKILASFVKSQAQNGWPKIEGDGD; this is encoded by the exons ATGTCCGGGCTTCCTCCGGCCGCGCGACCGCTGCTACCGTCTCCCTGCGCCTCTTCCTCCGTTGTTCGGGCGAAGGCAGCGTCGGCATGCTGCTCCAGCCTAAAGCAGTCGCGCCCAGGCCGAAGTGCTGCCGCCCGTTCCACCGTCGCCGCGCGTCAGGCCGCGCCGCTCTTGGCTGCGGCGCTCGTCCTTGTAGCGGCACCCCCTGGCCTGCCTGCTGCTATCTCACCAG CATTTGCACAGCCAGTTTCAGAAGGCGCAGCGCTGTTCCGGAAGGCTTGTATTGGTTGCCATGACATGGGAGGAAACATTCTACAGCCA GGAGCCACTCTTTTCCTGAAGGACCTCGAGAG AAACGGAGTTGCCACGGAGGAGGAACTGTATAACATCACATACTATGGGAAAGGAAGAATGCCC GGTTTTGGAGAGAAATGCACCCCAAGAGGACAGTGCACCTTCGGCCCCCGGCTATCGGAAGACGACATCAAGATCCTAGCTTCGTTTGTCAAGTCGCAAGCCCAGAACGGGTGGCCGAAGATTGAGGGGGATGGAGATTGA
- the LOC100381355 gene encoding uncharacterized protein LOC100381355 isoform 1 (isoform 1 is encoded by transcript variant 1) — MSASTSLAKSSSEQSAFVELMAEDSGGWACSPRTRRSNHGRLRQACKLIHSKHFGSPEEDDKVFTKIESNRNVRLRRGPKARIMASAHPFWTHKSVSSGGNEIISGVNAGGLSSPEESRAILPRTTCTSSSSCGWDSKVGRGPQVNSSDSVLADLIKRAKAFGKPRSCLFRLHQGKVPRPVAVDLKGAILSSHSPSYAEMAARPPAPASRSSEAAHRPFAPNSRLPGMAVSRQSDGWHGRTSPRQGRGFGVQPQRHGPGHGGPLGRGSLGRGAAGRGGRFPPQPRFQQYGEVPAASQETMPQAATADGMSWMPRDAERRQSTAAPPGNSVKAKKLKSPLCFRCKLSGHLNDECKADLDCVVCNKKNSHVVAKCPLLKLPKPDASFFGFGNNELGFFRIPDFDYRLETPDPAPTALIKVSGGKLSAEAVQAELARFITKEWVWEALPHSDDSFLVVFPSVDELIRMADVEFTLKNHGVTLTISEWKDASDVEPSYQLDEVWVHVRGVPHAWRHYLGFWALGSVIGATLDVDMYTYRKMGVIRLLVGVMSRDPLPLTTDIVFDKKGYEITYSIEDKNFIPASPVIFREESRNDGGGGMDKVSEQEDKSPEHAFKKHKLDGKGGGAGSMAGGFGDGEDSPMLGAAAISPLEKANEPVPAVMKGFPLLNLSALHSVRPSLNGRTGADLKLHKNGMSSAAGFLSGGKRSSVVGSYDTNGCNLMLQSILDEQIVSNMKGADPTGVINSVHTTRIVPDASSWSKNIPDEQLVSNKKGVGPSVVLTSAHTAMNMPAACCWSMGQRSFAFEREGQPMDDVRKIERSLHIGAGQVKLPIPPEKKLMPPGKDEDSTLKAMKRASRRNLDGDLSGFKPAGQALRTVSTSSLPIGPFQSGYPFGVTEAIKLGHPSARGAATVGCGGFATLGANGHGLFFPGAWVAI, encoded by the exons ATGAGCGCGTCCACGTCCTTGGCGAAGTCCAGCAGCGAGCAGTCTGCTTTCGTTGAGCTGATGGCGGAAGATAGCGGAGGCTGGGCATGCTCCCCAAGGACAAGGAGATCAAATCATGGGAGGCTTCGGCAGGCATGCAAGCTGATACACT CAAAACACTTTGGATCCCCTGAAGAAGACGACAAGGTGTTCACGAAAATTGAATCAAATCGAAATGTGAGGCTGCGGCGGGGTCCTAAGGCTCGGATAATGGCCTCAG CGCACCCATTCTGGACCCACAAATCAGTGTCTTCAGGTGGTAACGAGATAATTTCGGGAGTTAATGCTGGGGGGCTGTCGTCTCCCGAAGAGTCGCGTGCGATCCTCCCAAGGACGACTTGCACTTCTTCCAGTTCGTGTGGCTGGGACAGCAAGGTTGGGAGAGGTCCTCAAGTTAACTCATCGGACTCCGTTTTAGCCGACCTAATCAAGAGGGCCAAGGCTTTTGGAAAACCACGCTCCTGCTTGTTCCGGCTTCATCAAGGCAAGGTCCCTAGGCCCGTGGCGGTGGATTTAAAAGGCGCCATCCTCTCATCGCATTCACCATCCTATGCTGAGATGGCTGCCCGTCCGCCTGCTCCAGCCAGCAGGTCGAGTGAAGCTGCTCATCGCCCATTCGCCCCAAACAGTAGACTCCCAGGGATGGCGGTATCCAGACAGAGTGATGGGTGGCATGGGCGCACCTCCCCACGTCAAGGACGTGGATTTGGAGTGCAGCCGCAGCGCCATGGTCCGGGGCACGGAGGTCCCCTGGGCCGGGGCAGTCTTGGTCGTGGAGCAGCAGGCCGGGGTGGACGATTTCCACCACAGCCGCGGTTCCAACAGTACGGGGAGGTGCCCGCGGCAAGCCAGGAGACGATGCCTCAGGCGGCCACTGCTGATGGTATGTCTTGGATGCCAAGGGATGCTGAGCGCAGGCAGTCGACAGCGGCTCCCCCAGGTAACTCTGTGAAAGCAAAGAAACTAAAGTCTCCTCTGTGCTTCCGTTGCAAGTTGAGTGGCCATTTAAATGATGAGTGCAAGGCAGATTTAGATTGTGTGGTGTGTAACAAGAAGAATTCACATGTGGTAGCCAAGTGCCCCCTACTGAAATTGCCTAAGCCCGATGCCTCCTTCTTTGGCTTTGGTAATAACGAGTTAGGCTTCTTTCGCATTCCGGATTTCGACTACAGGCTAGAAACACCTGACCCTGCCCCGACTGCTCTGATCAAAGTGAGTGGGGGGAAGCTCTCGGCTGAGGCGGTGCAAGCTGAACTAGCTCGATTCATTACAAAAGAATGGGTTTGGGAGGCGCTACCCCATAGTGATGATTCCTTCTTGGTGGTATTTCCCTCAGTTGATGAACTAATTAGGATGGCTGATGTGGAGTTCACTCTCAAAAATCATGGagttactctcaccatctctgaaTGGAAGGATGCTAGTGATGTTGAACCCAGTTATCAATTGGACGAGGTTTGGGTTCATGTGAGGGGAGTACCTCACGCTTGGAGGCATTATTTGGGTTTTTGGGCCCTAGGATCGGTAATCGGCGCCACTCTTGATGTAGACATGTACACCTATAGAAAGATGGGCGTCATCAGACTGCTTGTTGGTGTGATGAGCAGAGATCCACTACCCCTGACCACCGATATTGTTTTTGACAAGAAGGGATACGAGATCACCTATTCTATAGAGGATAAGAACTTCATTCCTGCATCTCCGGTGATTTTTAGGGAGGAGTCTCGTAATGATGGTGGGGGTGGTATGGACAAGGTTTCTGAACAAGAGGATAAAAGTCCAGAACATGCTTTCAAAAAGCATAAATTAGATGGGAAGGGGGGTGGTGCTGGTTCTATGGCAGGGGGTTTTGGTGATGGAGAAGATTCTCCAATGCTTGGGGCTGCTGCCATTTCACCCTTGGAGAAGGCTAATGAACCTGTGCCtgctgtgatgaagggttttcctttgctcaacttgtctgcCCTGCATTCTGTACGTCCCTCTTTGAATGGCCGAACTGGGGCAGATCTGAAGCTGCATAAGAATGGAATGTCATCTGCTGCTGGGTTTCTTTCTGGTGGCAAAAGGAGCTCTGTTGTTGGGTCATATGATACTAATGGCTGCAACTTAATGCTACAGAGTATTCTTGATGAGCAGATAGTGAGTAACATGAAAGGGGCTGACCCGACTGGTGTGATTAACTCTGTACACACGACCAGGATTGTGCCTGACGCAAGCAGCTGGTCCAAG AATATTCCTGATGAGCAGTTAGTAAGTAACAAGAAGGGGGTTGGTCCGTCTGTTGTGCTTACTTCGGCACACACGGCCATGAATATGCCAGCGGCATGTTGCTGGTCCATG GGACAGAGGAGTTTTGCATTTGAAAGGGAGGGCCAGCCGATGGATGATGTAAGGAAGATTGAACGCAGTTTGCATATTGGGGCGGGGCAAGTAAAATTGCCCATCCCACCGGAGAAGAAACTGATGCCTCCGGGGAAAG ATGAGGATTCTACTTTGAAGGCTATGAAGAGGGCTTCTCGTCGCAATCTTGATGGCGATTTGAGTGGATTCAAGCCGGCTGGTCAAGCGCTACGCACGGTGTCCACTTCATCTCTTCCGATTGGGCCGTTTCAGTCAG GTTATCCATTTGGCGTCACAGAAGCTATCAAGTTGGGCCATCCTTCAGCGAGAGGAGCTGCGACCGTTGGTTGTGGAGGGTTCGCGACTCTTGGTGCGAACGGCCACGGTCTTTTTTTCCCGGGTGCATGGGTGGCGATCTAG